A section of the Streptomyces sp. CG1 genome encodes:
- a CDS encoding zinc-dependent alcohol dehydrogenase family protein, translating into MKAAVIESVGRVVVSEVPDPTPGPREVVVEVAACGLCGTDLHILQGEFAPKLPIVPGHEFAGAVVEVGTQVTEVAVGDRVAVDPSLYCYECRYCRDGHNNMCERWGAIGVTTAGGAAQYAVAPVANCVKLPEHVRTEDAALVEPLSCAVRGYDVLRSRLGAHVLIYGSGTMGLMMLELAKRTGAASVDMVDINPARLETARGLGVSGAAGSADELDRPRGWDVVVDATGNAKAIQDGLERVAKAGTFLQFGVADYATRVTIDPYRIYNQEITITGSMAVLHSFERAAELFANGVLDPEVFISDRIPLERYPQALEQFAAGVGRKIVVVP; encoded by the coding sequence TGGCCGCCTGCGGTCTGTGCGGCACCGACCTCCACATCCTGCAGGGCGAGTTCGCGCCCAAGCTGCCGATCGTCCCGGGACACGAGTTCGCGGGCGCGGTGGTCGAGGTCGGCACCCAGGTCACCGAGGTCGCGGTCGGCGACCGGGTCGCCGTCGACCCCTCCCTGTACTGCTACGAGTGCCGTTACTGCCGCGACGGCCACAACAACATGTGCGAGCGGTGGGGCGCCATCGGCGTGACGACGGCGGGCGGTGCGGCACAGTACGCCGTCGCCCCCGTGGCGAACTGCGTGAAGCTGCCCGAGCACGTGCGCACCGAGGACGCGGCCCTCGTGGAGCCGCTGTCCTGCGCGGTACGCGGTTACGACGTCCTGCGGTCCCGGCTGGGCGCCCATGTCCTGATCTACGGCTCCGGGACCATGGGCCTGATGATGCTGGAGCTGGCCAAGCGCACCGGCGCGGCGAGCGTGGACATGGTCGACATCAACCCGGCCCGGCTGGAGACCGCCCGGGGGCTCGGCGTCTCGGGGGCGGCGGGCAGCGCGGACGAGCTGGACCGGCCGCGGGGCTGGGACGTGGTCGTGGACGCGACCGGCAACGCGAAGGCGATCCAGGACGGGCTGGAGCGGGTGGCGAAGGCGGGTACGTTCCTTCAGTTCGGGGTGGCCGACTACGCGACGCGCGTGACGATCGACCCGTACCGGATCTACAACCAGGAGATCACGATCACGGGATCGATGGCGGTGCTGCACAGCTTCGAGCGAGCGGCCGAGCTGTTCGCCAACGGGGTCCTGGACCCCGAGGTGTTCATCAGCGACCGGATCCCGCTGGAGCGATACCCGCAGGCGCTGGAGCAGTTCGCGGCCGGGGTGGGCCGGAAGATCGTGGTCGTGCCCTGA
- a CDS encoding TerD family protein has translation MTPGSNIPLPAVRVTVDVAAPVRLDVSGLLLTADGKVRSDDDFIFYNQPTGPGVAYMSGGGAAPDAITVDTAAVPPDIEKIVVTASPDAAGQSFQGIEPTATIRDADAGTALATFTPPQLGAETALVVVEIYRRGGAWKARAVGQGYANGLAGIATDFGVTVEGPAAAPTAPPQPAAPPTPTVQTPVTPPAPPVPPAPPAPVPGAGKISLDKGRVSLQKNQTVSLVKGGRPLLSQVRMGLGWEPAFRGKDIDLDASVIAYGPQRNPIDSCYFGKLTILNGAIRHSGDNLTGEGAGDDEVITVDLGRLPQEVTGLVFTVNSFSGQKFTEVAKAYCRLVDAATGEELVRFDLTHAEPQTGVMMAKLIRQFSGEWDMTAMGDFVKARTVRNMVEPGARAL, from the coding sequence ATGACCCCTGGCTCGAACATCCCTCTCCCGGCCGTGCGCGTGACGGTGGACGTCGCCGCTCCGGTGCGGCTCGACGTGTCGGGCCTGCTGCTCACCGCCGACGGCAAGGTGCGCTCGGACGACGACTTCATCTTCTACAACCAGCCGACGGGACCGGGCGTGGCCTACATGTCCGGCGGCGGTGCGGCGCCGGACGCGATCACGGTCGACACCGCCGCCGTCCCGCCGGACATCGAGAAGATCGTGGTCACCGCCAGCCCGGACGCGGCCGGCCAGTCCTTCCAGGGCATCGAGCCGACGGCCACGATCCGCGACGCGGACGCCGGCACCGCGCTGGCCACGTTCACCCCGCCCCAGCTCGGCGCGGAGACCGCGCTGGTCGTCGTGGAGATCTACCGCCGGGGCGGCGCCTGGAAGGCCCGCGCGGTGGGCCAGGGGTATGCCAACGGTCTGGCCGGCATCGCGACGGACTTCGGGGTGACGGTGGAGGGGCCGGCCGCGGCACCCACCGCCCCACCGCAGCCGGCGGCTCCGCCGACGCCCACCGTGCAGACCCCGGTCACCCCGCCCGCCCCGCCGGTGCCCCCGGCGCCGCCCGCCCCGGTGCCCGGCGCCGGGAAGATCAGTCTGGACAAGGGCCGGGTCAGCCTGCAGAAGAACCAGACCGTGTCCCTGGTCAAGGGCGGCCGGCCGCTGCTCTCCCAGGTGCGGATGGGACTCGGCTGGGAGCCCGCGTTCCGCGGCAAGGACATCGACCTGGACGCCTCGGTCATCGCCTACGGCCCGCAGCGCAACCCCATCGACAGCTGCTACTTCGGCAAGCTGACGATCCTGAACGGCGCGATCCGGCACTCCGGGGACAACCTCACCGGGGAGGGCGCGGGCGACGACGAGGTGATCACCGTCGACCTCGGCCGTCTCCCCCAGGAAGTCACCGGCCTGGTCTTCACGGTGAACTCCTTCTCCGGCCAGAAGTTCACGGAGGTGGCCAAGGCGTACTGCCGCCTGGTGGACGCCGCCACGGGCGAGGAACTGGTCCGCTTCGACCTCACCCACGCCGAACCCCAGACCGGCGTGATGATGGCCAAGCTCATCCGCCAGTTCTCCGGCGAGTGGGACATGACAGCCATGGGCGACTTCGTGAAGGCCCGCACGGTCCGCAACATGGTGGAACCGGGAGCGAGAGCCCTGTAG
- a CDS encoding TetR/AcrR family transcriptional regulator, producing MPQARPMRADARRNYERLLKAAVEAFAEHGENASLDDIAKRAGVGAGTLYRHFPTRQELLEAAYVDHFQALGARAEELARELSPGEALMAWLNELCVATIQVRGLKSLLGSAVTDGGSVARTACGASVQGAAARLVEAAQRQGVLRVDLEPIEVLRLAHGVATASELADGQGREIQRYLTLLLEGLRP from the coding sequence ATGCCGCAGGCCAGACCCATGCGCGCGGATGCTCGGCGCAACTACGAGCGGCTGCTGAAGGCGGCGGTGGAGGCCTTCGCCGAGCATGGGGAGAACGCGTCGCTCGATGACATCGCCAAGCGTGCGGGCGTCGGCGCGGGCACGCTCTACCGGCACTTTCCTACCCGGCAGGAGCTGCTGGAGGCCGCGTACGTGGACCACTTCCAGGCGCTGGGGGCGCGGGCCGAGGAGCTGGCGCGGGAGTTGTCGCCGGGGGAGGCGCTCATGGCGTGGCTGAACGAGCTGTGTGTGGCCACGATCCAGGTGCGGGGGCTGAAGTCCCTGCTGGGCTCCGCGGTCACGGATGGCGGCTCGGTCGCGCGGACGGCGTGCGGTGCGTCGGTGCAGGGGGCGGCGGCTCGGCTGGTGGAGGCGGCGCAGCGGCAGGGGGTCCTGCGGGTCGACCTGGAGCCGATCGAGGTGCTGCGGCTGGCGCACGGGGTGGCTACGGCGTCGGAGCTGGCGGACGGTCAAGGGCGGGAGATCCAGCGGTATCTGACACTGCTGCTGGAGGGACTGCGGCCCTAG